A single region of the Hippopotamus amphibius kiboko isolate mHipAmp2 chromosome 6, mHipAmp2.hap2, whole genome shotgun sequence genome encodes:
- the ACKR4 gene encoding atypical chemokine receptor 4, whose amino-acid sequence MALEHNQSTDYYYEENEMNDTHDYSQYEVICIKEEVRRFAKVFLPAFFTIAFITGLAGNSIVVAIYAYYKKRRTKTDVYILNLAVADLLLLFTLPFWAVNAVHGWVLGKIMCKVTSALYTVNFVSGMQFLACISIDRYWAVTKAPSQSGVGKQCRLICFCVWMAAILLSIPQLVFYTVNHKARCIPIFPYHLGTSIKASIQMLEICIGFVIPFLIMAVCYFITAKTLIKMPNTTKSRPLKVLLTVVIVFIVTQLPYNIVKFCQAIDIIYSLITTCDMSKRMDVAIQITESIALFHSCLNPVLYVFMGTSFKNYIMKVAKKYGSWRRQRQNVEEIPFDSEDTTEPTSTFSI is encoded by the coding sequence ATGGCTTTGGAACACAACCAGTCAACAGATTACTATtatgaggaaaatgaaatgaatgacacTCATGACTATAGTCAGTATGAAGTGATCTGCATAAAAGAAGAGGTCAGAAGATTTGCAAAAgtcttcctgcctgccttcttcACAATAGCTTTCATCACTGGACTTGCAGGCAATTCCATAGTAGTGGCGATTTATGCCTATTACAAAAAGCGGAGAACCAAAACAGATGTGTACATCCTGAATCTGGCAGTGGCAGATTTACTCCTTCTATTCACTCTGCCTTTTTGGGCAGTGAATGCAGTTCATGGGTGGGTTTTAGGGAAAATCATGTGCAAAGTCACTTCAGCCTTGTACACAGTCAACTTTGTCTCTGGAATGCAGTTTCTGGCTTGTATCAGCATAGACAGATATTGGGCGGTAACTAAAGCCCCCAGTCAATCAGGGGTGGGGAAACAATGCCGGCTCATCTGTTTCTGTGTCTGGATGGCGGCCATCTTGCTGAGTATACCTCAGCTGGTTTTTTATACAGTAAATCACAAGGCTAGGTGCATTCCCATCTTTCCATACCACCTGGGAACATCAATAAAAGCATCAATTCAAATGCTGGAAATCTGCATTGGATTTGTAATACCCTTTCTTATTATGGCAGTGTGCTACTTTATCACGGCAAAGACACTCATCAAGATGCCAAACACTACAAAATCTCGGCCCCTCAAAGTTCTGCTCACAGTGGTCATAGTTTTCATCGTCACTCAGCTGCCTTATAACATTGTCAAGTTCTGCCAAGCCATAGACATCATATACTCCCTGATCACCACCTGCGACATGAGCAAACGTATGGATGTTGCCATCCAAATCACAGAGAGCATTGCACTCTTTCATAGCTGTCTCAACCCGGTCCTGTATGTTTTCATGGGAACCTCTTTTAAAAACTACATCATGAAAGTTGCCAAGAAATATGGCTCCTGGAGAAGACAAAGACAAAATGTGGAGGAGATTCCTTTTGATTCTGAAGATACTACAGAGCCAACCAGTACTTTcagcatttaa